The Pedobacter ginsengisoli region TTCCGTTATTAAAGGGGGAAATTATGAGGTTATTATTCATGTTAACATTTTGTCTGCTTACTGTAGCTGCAGCAGGCCAAACCAGTCCGGTATCTGAGAAAGTAAATGTTGTTTATGGAAACGATGTTAAGAAATTTCACACGAATGTTCAGCCAAGGTATTTTCTAGACAGCACATTAGTAGGTACCTGCCTGCCCCTCTTTAGTATGAGCGAAATCAAAGACGTTAAAGTAAACTCAGACAGTAAGTTCGGCGAGGTTTATGTGGCAACCAAAAACCCTGGTTTATTTCGATTTATGACACTGGAAGAAATCAGGAACAAATATGTTAAATCTCCCGCACGCGCTACCTTATACGTGATAGATAATAACCTGCTAAAAGGTAATGTAACCAACCTTAAAATTGATGAAAATTACATCTTAAATATTAATATTTTGTCTGAAAGTGATTTTGGTTCTTTAAAAGGTGCTGTAAAAGATATGGACATCATCAAGATCACCACCAAAAGTGAAGAAAACCTGGAGAGGGCAAACCAGATTTACATTAGAGGCACTGAGCTTCAGGCAGGGTTATAAAGCCGGTTGTTTACCAGGTATCGGTTCTAAAAGGTTCGGCTGGTAATCCTTCTACATTATAAAGATTTCCTTCAGATCTGTCTTTAAAGGCATATCTGACAGCTACAGGGCTTTTAACAGACTCACTGTGCACAACTACAGTTTTACCTGTAATTGATGCTTCGGCCGGATAAAACACTTTGTCGCTGCCCGCTATTTCAAAAGAAATCAGCTTCTTATCATAAGCGGTTAAGCCGTTTGGAATTTCATCAAAGCTCAGCACGGCTTTGTCGTCAGTTATTTTTAAAGATTTATAAACCGGTCCCCTGAATGCAATCCCTTCTTTCCCATAGGTATTGCTCAGTGCCCAATAGGCCAGTCTTTTACTGATAATAGTTTTATTTGGCGGATGTATTGTAGTCATACTGCCAACATCAACACTAACCACCATACCGGAATTAGGGATTAGCTTCATTGCCCTTGATTGCGCTTCATATAAAAATGGGATTTGATCGGCATGGTCCTTATACACATTTGGCGCAATCTGTACGTAGTAAAATGGCCATTCGCCCGAATTCCACAACTGTCGCCATTCCTTTACCATTGCAGCCATTTTTTTATCATAACTAAATGGGTTCATACGGTTATTCTCACCCTGATACCACAATGTTCCTTTAATGGAATAGCCAAGAATTGGATTGATCATGGCATTAAACAATACACCCGGATTGTTCTTCATAATTTTTGCGGTATCAGCCGGGGTTTTAAAATCATCGAAACCCTGTAGGCTTCTGGTAGTCATCCATGCTTCTATATCTGTGCCCCCAA contains the following coding sequences:
- a CDS encoding sialate O-acetylesterase gives rise to the protein MKKHIIVLVSLMLLWNTTILKANISLPAIISSGMVLQQQSNANLWGSAKAGAKITVLTSWNQKVYSVTTTKEGTWKLAVSTPKAGGPYKITFNDGSKLVLDDIFIGEVWLCSGQSNMEMPVKGYANQPILNANEILMDADESGVRLFRVEKKMSKTPQTQLDAKWQTADAASVKEFSAVGYQFARILQKRLKVPVGIIQSAFGGTDIEAWMTTRSLQGFDDFKTPADTAKIMKNNPGVLFNAMINPILGYSIKGTLWYQGENNRMNPFSYDKKMAAMVKEWRQLWNSGEWPFYYVQIAPNVYKDHADQIPFLYEAQSRAMKLIPNSGMVVSVDVGSMTTIHPPNKTIISKRLAYWALSNTYGKEGIAFRGPVYKSLKITDDKAVLSFDEIPNGLTAYDKKLISFEIAGSDKVFYPAEASITGKTVVVHSESVKSPVAVRYAFKDRSEGNLYNVEGLPAEPFRTDTW